A genome region from Aliivibrio salmonicida LFI1238 includes the following:
- a CDS encoding 2-octaprenyl-3-methyl-6-methoxy-1,4-benzoquinol hydroxylase, whose product MKEYDFAIVGGGMVGAAAAIGLAKLGYLVAIIEHKEPSTYDNKQPMDIRVSAISQSSVDLLEKLGAWESIKEMRVCPYKRLETWEHPECRTRFHSDALNMDQLGFIVENRLIQLGLWQTFSCYDNLNVITPTKITDLEFFSDHNELTLENGDKIKAKWVLGADGANSYVRQKTNIGITAWDYRQHCMLINIETEQPQQDITWQWFTPSGPRSFLPLQGNKGSLVWYDSPKRIKQLCAMNSTQLESEIKAYFPKELGEFTVEQYGSFPLTRRHAQKYVDHHCVLLGDAAHTINPLAGQGVNLGFKDIKVLLEEVEKKGLNTDRAFKMYESRRKIDNLAMQSSMDLFYTLFSNSLPPVKLLRNIGLKLADSSGKLKTQALKYALGL is encoded by the coding sequence ATGAAAGAATATGATTTCGCTATTGTTGGTGGTGGGATGGTTGGTGCCGCTGCCGCTATAGGTTTAGCTAAATTAGGTTATTTAGTCGCTATTATTGAGCATAAAGAGCCAAGTACTTATGACAATAAACAGCCGATGGATATTCGAGTCTCTGCAATCTCTCAATCATCCGTTGATCTGCTTGAAAAACTAGGTGCATGGGAAAGTATTAAAGAAATGCGAGTTTGTCCTTATAAGCGCTTAGAAACATGGGAACACCCTGAGTGTCGAACTCGCTTTCATTCTGATGCACTTAATATGGACCAGCTTGGCTTCATTGTTGAAAATCGTCTTATTCAATTAGGGTTATGGCAGACATTCTCTTGTTATGACAACCTCAACGTTATTACGCCTACAAAAATAACCGATCTTGAGTTTTTTAGTGATCATAATGAACTGACGTTAGAAAATGGAGATAAAATTAAAGCGAAATGGGTTCTTGGTGCTGATGGCGCTAATTCTTATGTTAGACAAAAAACTAACATAGGGATTACGGCTTGGGACTATCGTCAACATTGCATGTTAATTAATATAGAAACAGAGCAACCACAACAAGATATTACGTGGCAATGGTTTACACCGTCAGGTCCTCGCTCATTTCTACCTTTACAGGGTAATAAAGGATCTTTGGTATGGTATGACTCACCAAAACGCATTAAACAGCTTTGCGCGATGAACTCGACTCAATTAGAAAGTGAAATAAAAGCATACTTTCCGAAAGAACTCGGAGAATTTACGGTAGAGCAATATGGTTCTTTCCCTTTAACTCGTCGACATGCTCAAAAATACGTTGATCATCATTGTGTATTGCTTGGTGATGCCGCTCATACAATAAATCCTCTAGCAGGACAGGGCGTTAATCTTGGATTTAAAGACATCAAAGTGCTATTAGAAGAAGTAGAGAAAAAAGGACTGAATACAGATAGAGCTTTTAAAATGTATGAATCAAGACGAAAGATAGATAACTTAGCGATGCAAAGCAGTATGGATTTATTTTACACTTTATTTAGTAACTCTTTACCGCCGGTTAAGTTATTACGAAATATAGGGTTAAAATTAGCGGACTCGTCTGGGAAGTTAAAAACACAAGCGCTGAAGTATGCGTTAGGTTTATAG
- the tnpA gene encoding IS66 family insertion sequence element accessory protein TnpA, whose amino-acid sequence MQKDKKRTPEQWHALFESQQSSKLSAAEFCRNHNILPKTFSARKARWKQKINASTFLKVEALTSTIIATPQLPDIQLSIGKLRLTLPANTEPHWIGLLLKGYQS is encoded by the coding sequence ATGCAAAAAGATAAAAAGAGAACACCAGAGCAATGGCACGCTCTATTTGAATCTCAGCAATCTAGCAAGCTTAGTGCCGCTGAATTTTGTCGTAACCATAATATTCTGCCAAAGACATTTAGTGCACGTAAAGCACGATGGAAACAAAAGATTAACGCTTCTACTTTCTTGAAAGTAGAAGCGTTAACATCAACTATCATCGCCACTCCACAATTACCAGATATTCAACTTTCTATCGGAAAATTGCGATTAACATTGCCAGCTAATACTGAACCTCACTGGATAGGACTCTTATTAAAAGGGTATCAATCATGA
- the tnpB gene encoding IS66 family insertion sequence element accessory protein TnpB (TnpB, as the term is used for proteins encoded by IS66 family insertion elements, is considered an accessory protein, since TnpC, encoded by a neighboring gene, is a DDE family transposase.), with protein sequence MNVFTDVSTIYLHRDFVDFRKAINGLVVIVEQEMQLSPFSDALFIFCNKPRDKLKILYWDKTGFALWYKRLDEDRFKWPRNINNDTLALSEQQLTLLLQGFDILGHQPVHYQTTL encoded by the coding sequence ATGAATGTATTTACTGATGTTTCCACCATTTATCTTCATCGTGATTTTGTCGATTTTCGCAAGGCCATTAATGGCCTTGTCGTGATTGTTGAGCAAGAAATGCAACTATCACCGTTTAGTGATGCTCTATTTATATTTTGCAATAAGCCTCGTGATAAACTCAAAATATTGTATTGGGATAAAACAGGATTCGCTTTATGGTACAAGCGATTAGATGAAGACCGCTTCAAATGGCCACGAAATATAAATAACGATACGTTAGCATTATCAGAGCAGCAACTGACACTGCTATTACAAGGTTTTGATATCTTAGGACATCAACCGGTACATTATCAAACAACCCTTTAA
- a CDS encoding IS91-like element ISVsa9 family transposase produces MHAYKPLKQLFNSQNNWLKFLHNNKANLRAVVIENVTKMLSCGTAAFGSREYHCCNPDCTHIKYIHQTCKSRACSSCGMKATERWIQKQQHVFPECEYQHITFTLPNTLWPIFRHNRWLLNKLFKCAANILLGWAKDKGIDVGIFCALHTYGRKLNWNTHLHLSVTRGGICERTGLWKPIYFQMKTTEPCWRAAIVSLLGKAYYELDLSSEECPYIRNKTDWSRFLSSQYNRRWKLHFAKKTNNVKPTMNYLGRYLKRPPISASRLSHYAKGGMITFNYLDHRTGTTDSLTLSPEEMIRRIVEHYPDKHFKMIRYYGFLSMRRRGEALPRVYAALGMTIEAEPKMPGYAAMLKGYVKVDPYECILCESRLVFTNFRVGNSVNDLVTHAIVQSELRAA; encoded by the coding sequence ATGCACGCATATAAACCCCTGAAACAATTATTTAATAGTCAAAATAACTGGCTTAAATTTCTTCATAATAACAAAGCTAACCTAAGAGCGGTCGTGATTGAAAATGTCACAAAGATGCTGTCCTGTGGGACAGCGGCTTTTGGCTCTCGCGAATATCATTGTTGCAACCCTGACTGTACCCATATCAAATATATTCACCAAACCTGTAAATCTCGAGCGTGCAGTAGCTGTGGCATGAAAGCCACAGAGCGATGGATACAAAAGCAACAACATGTCTTCCCTGAATGCGAATATCAACACATCACCTTTACCCTTCCAAACACGCTATGGCCTATCTTTCGTCATAACCGTTGGCTGTTAAATAAATTATTCAAATGTGCTGCAAACATTCTGCTGGGATGGGCAAAAGATAAAGGAATAGATGTCGGTATCTTTTGTGCTCTTCATACTTACGGTCGAAAACTGAATTGGAATACGCACTTACATTTATCGGTCACTCGTGGGGGAATTTGTGAACGTACCGGTTTATGGAAACCCATTTACTTCCAAATGAAAACGACAGAGCCTTGTTGGAGAGCGGCTATCGTCAGTTTATTGGGTAAGGCTTATTATGAGCTTGATTTATCAAGCGAAGAATGCCCCTATATCCGTAATAAAACGGATTGGTCACGCTTTTTAAGCAGTCAATATAATCGTCGTTGGAAGCTTCATTTTGCTAAAAAGACAAATAATGTAAAACCGACGATGAACTATCTTGGTCGGTATTTAAAACGGCCCCCAATTTCAGCGTCACGTTTAAGTCATTACGCCAAAGGCGGAATGATAACGTTTAATTATTTAGACCATCGAACAGGAACAACAGACAGCCTAACATTATCACCAGAAGAGATGATAAGACGGATAGTAGAGCACTATCCTGATAAACATTTCAAGATGATCCGATACTACGGTTTTTTATCAATGCGTCGTCGTGGAGAAGCTCTGCCTAGAGTTTATGCAGCTTTAGGTATGACAATAGAAGCTGAGCCGAAAATGCCAGGGTATGCCGCAATGTTAAAAGGATATGTAAAAGTAGATCCGTACGAATGTATTTTATGTGAAAGTCGTCTGGTGTTTACGAATTTCCGAGTCGGAAATTCGGTCAATGATTTAGTCACCCATGCGATAGTTCAGTCAGAATTGAGGGCAGCATAA
- a CDS encoding TetR/AcrR family transcriptional regulator, with amino-acid sequence MARRNDHSHQEIREMALNNVKLYLEEHSHHELSLRKLAKSIGYVPSTLVNIFGSYNLLLLRSIAQTLDELMQRIALGIENSTTSEEALKAIAYCYYDFAKQHPNRWQLIFEHNMNGELLPEWQEDRINQIMTMLESIIRTINPSKSDGDIVVTSRVIWASVHGITQLSVDDLFFSGLPFDGHQLIDNLFDNYINQWKIS; translated from the coding sequence ATGGCTCGCAGAAATGACCATTCTCATCAAGAAATACGTGAAATGGCATTAAATAATGTGAAGTTGTATCTTGAAGAACACTCACATCATGAACTCAGTTTAAGAAAATTAGCCAAAAGCATTGGTTATGTCCCTAGCACGCTCGTCAATATTTTTGGTAGCTACAATTTATTACTGCTTCGCTCCATTGCCCAAACGCTTGATGAACTGATGCAACGAATCGCATTAGGTATAGAAAATAGCACAACATCAGAAGAAGCATTAAAAGCCATTGCTTACTGCTATTACGACTTTGCAAAACAACACCCTAATCGCTGGCAGCTAATCTTTGAGCATAATATGAATGGTGAATTATTACCGGAATGGCAAGAAGACCGCATCAATCAAATCATGACAATGCTAGAAAGTATTATTCGAACCATTAACCCCTCAAAGAGTGATGGTGATATAGTCGTAACCAGTCGTGTTATTTGGGCAAGCGTTCACGGAATTACACAATTAAGTGTTGATGATTTATTTTTCTCTGGCTTACCATTTGATGGGCACCAATTAATCGATAACTTATTTGATAATTACATTAATCAGTGGAAGATCAGCTAG